TGTTTGCTGCGTGTGGTGAGCGACGGAGGTCGTGAGGCGGGAATGGGTGTGGGTTGACTGCTTGTGCTTAACGGCTTGAGTGCTGGTTTCAGACTTTCAGTGATTTGTGTGTGACAGTGAGGGTTTGTGATATCGTGAGGCAGTGACTGGTGAGTGTTTGACTGTTTGAGTGAGTGAGGGTTTGTGAGCCAAAATGAGACTTTGCTTTGCTCGTGTTCTGTTCTTGtgaattattgaattattttgttgcgGTGAGGTGAATACTTTGTGAATTACTGTAAAATGCAAATCCGTGAGTCTGTGTAAGTGTAACACTGTGAAGTCTGTGACTCTGTGATGTGTGATCTGTAGATTCTGTATTCTGTGAGTAAGTGAGTTACTGATTGTCTGATTCAGTGATTGTGTTGTATACTCATGTGAGTgtgtatttgtattttgtattcTGTTACTAATTTGTatttgccaaattttttttctcaacccgatcgggtttcacCCGATCCGATCATGATCCGATCGGGTTGAGACAATTTCACCCGATCGGGTTTTGTTCAccacccgatccgatccgaacccgaaatttttcggatcggatcgggtcggatcgggtcgggtcggatattttgcccacccctaatgcATGGAAGAGTTGAGGATACTTCTCCAACATTTCTGCTTCTCTCTCCCAAGTGGCTTCCTCAATAGAATGATTCATCCATCGTACCTTCACTAGGGGAATAACTCTATTCCTTAATACTTGTTCGTCTCGATCGACAATCTCAATAGGCTGTTCCTCATACGACATGTCTTCATTTATCTGAATCGGTTGATAGTCTAGCACATGTAAAGGGTCTGCAATGTACTTTCTTAACACAGACACATGAAATACATTGTGAAGCCTAGACAGACTTGGTGGTAAAGCTATGCGATAGGCCACCGGACCAATTCTCTCTAAAATCTCAAATGGTCCAATAAATCTAGGGCTAAGCTTTCCTGTCTTCCCAAACCGAAACACCCCTTTCCATGGCGATActttcaagaaaacaaaatctccTTTTTCGAATTCCAACTCACGTCTACGACGATCTGCATAACTCTTCTGTCTGCTCTGAGCTGTTTGAAGACGTCCTCTAATCAACTTGATTTTATCAACAGTAATCTGTATTAATTCTGGATCCAAAAGTTTTCTTTCACCAACTTCATCCCAGCAGATTGGGGACCTACACTTTCTTCCATATAATGCCTCAAATGGTGCCATGCCAATACTCGAATGGAAGCTATTGTTATAAGCAAATTCGATCAACATTAGGTGCTCTTCCCAACCACCACTCAAGTCTAGGACGCAAGCTCGAAGCATATCCTCAAGGGTTTGAATAGTCCTTTCGGATTGCCCATCTGTCCGTGGATGAAAAGCAGTGCTAAATCTCAATTTCGTCCCCAACTCTTTATGTAAGCTAGCCCAAAATCTTGAAGTGAACAGTGGATCTCTATCAGACACTATTGACACTGGAACTCCATGAAGCCTCACTATCTCCTTAATGAACAACTTAGCTAGTTGCCCTACATTGTCTGTACTTTTCCTTGCCAAGAAATGAGCTGATTTCGTCAATCGATCAACAATTACCCAAATGCAATCACATCCCCTCCTAGAACAAGGTAATCCAGAAACGAAATCCATTGTTATGTGTTCCCATTTCCACTGAGGAATAGGAAGCGTTTGTAAAGTTCCTGCTAGTCTTTGATGTTCAATCTTTACTTGTTGGCAAACTAAACACCGAGACACAAAAGCAGCAATATCTCTCTTCATATTCCTCCACCAAAAACTTTGCTTTAGATCACGATACATCTTAGTACTACCAGGATGCATACTGTAAGATGATTCATGAGCTTCTCTTAAGATCTCCGCCTTCAACTCTTCGTCTGCTGGCACGCATAACCTTTGTCCCAACCATAATCCATCCCCATTATCAAGTCTAAATCCGGGCTTATGTCCTTTGCTCACATCTTCACGGATTTTATTGAGTTCTATGTCGTTCTTCTGAGCTACCTTAACTCTATCAATTAGAGTGGGTTGGACTGTCAAATGTGCTAACACGTCTGCTTGCCCATGAGTAACTACCTCAATCCCACATCTCCTCAAGTCTTTTACCACATGAGATTGCATGGTGATAAGATGAGCCATGCACCCAGATGATTTCCTACTCAAGGCATCCGCTACCACGTTTGCCTTACCTGGATGGTAATTAATAGAACAATCAAAATCCTTTACCAACTCCAACCATCTTCTTTGCCTCAAATTCAATTCCTTTTGAGTAAACAAGTACTTCAAACTCTTATGATTGGTGAAGATCTCACAAGTGTCCCCATACAAATAGTGTCTCCAGATTTTTAGAGCAAACACTATAGCAGCCAATTCCAAATCATGTGTTGGGTAGTTTTGTTCATGATTCTTTAGCTGCCTAGAAGCATATGCTATAACCTTACCATGTTGCATTAAAACGCAACCCAAACCTTTTCTGGAAGCATCACTGTAAATCACAAAACCTCCACCTTCAGAAAGGAGAGTTAAAACAGGGGCAGTCACCAAATGACTCTTGAGCTCTTGAAAGCTCTTTTCACATGCCTCATCCCAATTGAACTTCACATTCTTCTTAGTCAAATTAGTCAATGGTGCTGCTATGCTAGAAAATCCTTTGACAAAGCGCCTATAATAACCTGCCAATCCTAAGAAACTCCTTACTTCAGTCACACTAGGAGGCCTTTCCCAATTCACAATTACCTCCACTTTGGCTGGATCTGCTGAAATACCATCCTTCGTCACTATATGTCCCAAAAACATCACACGATCAAGCCAAAACTcacatttcttaaattttccaTACAACTTCTTCTCTCGCAATGTTTCTAATACAATCCTCAGGTGCGTCTCATGCTCCTTCTTACTCTTagagtaaattaatatgtcATCAATAAAGACGATGACAAACTGGTCAAGATAAGGTTGGAAGATCCTATTCATCAAATCCATGAACACTGCAGGAGCATTAGTTAATCCAAAAGGCATAACTAAGAACTCATAGTGTCCATAACGAGTTCGAAAAGCTGTCTTCGATACATCCTCActtcttattttcaattgatggtAGCCAGATCgtaaatcaattttagagAATACCGCTGCACCTCGTAATTGATCAAAGAGGTCATCAATTCGGGGAAGAGGGTATTTATTCTTGACGGTAACCATATTCAACTGCCGGTAGTCTATACACAACCTCATTGAaccatctttcttctttacgAACAAAACGGGAGCACCCCAAGGCGACACACTAGGACGAATGAAACCCTTATCTAGTAATTCTTGTAGCTGGACCTTTAGTTCTTTTAATTCAATGGGTGCCATCCGATATGGTGCCTTGGATATAGGTGTAGTACCAGGAACTAATTCTATAGTAAACTCAACCTCTCGATCTGGGGGTAGTCCCGGAAGATCTTCAGGAAATACATCAATAAACTCCCTTACAATAGGTATGTCTTCAAGGCACGCCCCATCGGGATGGTCAGCAACTATATACGCTAAAAATCCTTCACACCCCttctttagcattttcattgcCTTAACCATAGAAATCAAAGCTTTATGACTCTTATGATtcccttgaaaatgaaattcttccTCACCAGGTAGGcgaaaaataatttccttaGCAAAACAATCTATTGAAACATGGTAAGGTCCTAACCAATCCATccccaaaatcaaatcaaaatcgtGCATCTCTAAAGGTAGGAGATCCACAAGGAATTCTTTATCACACAATCTGATCACACATGACTTATAGACATGATCTATAAACTGGCAATCCCCCATAGGGGTACTAATTGTCACGTGAACATCCAGTGGTGTGATAGGCACATTAGCATAACGGGCAAACACACAAGATACAAATGAATGTGTAGCACCAGGATCAAAAAGAACTTTGGCTTCTCTAGAGAATAAGGACAATGTACCTGATACTACATCATTGGACACCTCAGCATCTTTTTCTGTTAGTGCAAAAACACGCCCTTGCACCCTCGGTTTCTTCCTCTGCCCTTCGTTAGTCTGAGTATTTGTAGTCTCGCTACGTCTCTTTGGGCAATCCATAATCCTATGCCCAGATTCTCCACAAGCAAAACAAGCTCCAGTTTTCCAATGGCATTCACCAGGGTGCCTCCTTTCACAATGTCGACAAATGGGGTAGTTCCTCCGAGCAGTGTCATCAGGAACACCCTTGTTATCCCATTTGTTACCTCCACCATTATACTTCTGGGAGTGAGGACCCTGCCTATAAGAACTTCCATTTTGCGGTCCACCTTGTGGATTCTTCTTATTTCTCTGATCCCTTGTAACTTGGGCTTCAAGAATATCCTTCTCCGCAAGAATTGCTCGGTCCACCAAATCGGCATAATTGTTAATCTTAAGGATGGTCAATCGCCCTTTAATGTTAGGACGTAACCCTTCCAGGAACTTCCTACACTTACTACCTTCATTAGCAACCAAGGTATGAGCAAAACGAGAGAGGGCAGTAAATTGTTCCTCATACTCCGCAACAGACTTTGTTCCTTGAGTCAACCTCAAGAAATCAGCCTCCATCTGATGTCGAACTCGTTCAGGAAAATACTTTTCATGAAAAGCCTCCAAAAATAACTCCCAAGTAATGGGTGCATCTTGCAAGCCAGCCCTTATGAGATGAGATTTGGCATCCCACCAGTGGTCTGCCTCACCCTGAAGGACAAATGAGGCTAATATTACCCTTTGATCATCATTACAACCCATAGCCACAAATATCTTCTCCATCTGTTTTAGCCATGCCTCTGCAACCATGGGATCGGTAGTCCCCTGAAAGGTAGGTGGTCCCAATTTCTTAAATCGTTCTAAGTTCACCATAGCCCCATGATCTCTTGCGCCACCTTGCCTTTCAACTGGCACATTCTCTTGTGCCCCAACTCTGCCTCTAGCCATATCTTGAATTAACTTACTTTGTTGTTCCATCAATCTAAGCATTGCGCGCATCATAGGATTTCCTTCGTTAGCCATCTCGTGCAAGGTTGGGTCAGCGTCGTCAGCGATACCTAAAACATCTCTCGAGCTAGAGGCATGCCTAGCACCTCCCTTACGTGACATCTCTTGACTATAACAcggagaataaataaataattaaaaaggggTAAATAATTCATAGCTAAAGGTCGTGCAAGCGCGCAGAGTACTGAATAAGTAGTGtaactaagaaaatttgatattgTAAACAAGAgcaataaatatttcattctaCGTTAATACCAAAGATCATATAACAAGAGTTATTACAAAGTCGCAAGCAACATAGAAAGCCAAAAAGACCAAAATAGAATTACTAGTTACTCCTTgccttaaaatatttaatcactCTATTAACCTCAATAAAGTCTACAGAGTTTCATGTCCTACAGCCACAAAGTTCATAGGTGTACTCAACCGGATAGGAAAAGGATCTATCTTTACTTTCCTTTCCTTAGTCGTGACTCCATCTGTCTCTATTTCCTTAGGAGTTCTATAAGGTAGTTTATTTAGACCTGGAGATACCCATCCTTTGCTATAGTAAGGCTTAAATCGAGGTCCTGTCCAAAATAGGCGACGTATTACAAGCTTATTCTTGTTAGCTCCCTTGCCATAAACACGTAGTCCACGTATAGCCTCATTGAGCTTCTTTCTTGAAGCTCCAGGTCCTGGAGGAGTATCGATGTAGACCTCTATAGTCCGTCTTAGTCTATCATCCATTCGCTGCTTATGAAGTCTCCTAAGATCTTTGACAAGAACTCCTCCTAAGATAAATTGTTCGGTCCTATCAATTTCTGTCCATCCCTTATTCTTGACACTTTTCATACCCATATTGTCCTTCTTCATGTCTACAAAACAAATGTAATCGATTTAATTAGACAATCTAATTAAACCGTAAAAGAAAGTCTACAGAATCCTAACCTAGTTCCTCTGATACCACaattgtaacaccccaaatctaacacgtgcggagcacgtgaagaaggaggttactcacaaatcataatctttactcataagtttcaaactgaaattcctccaattcttattcaaataaatccataaatccaaacgtcaaatactaaataatctctctcgaggacataaaaataataacaaaagtctcaaactccaaattacacgttcataataaaagtaactaaatagaaacacaaGTCTATTCCTCCTCTTATTCAATAGCAAATGGAAACTGGAAATCattaactccaaagctaagtgcacctctcaaaagaaacttaatctgcaaaaaagtaatgacgaggggtgagtcgtcaactcggtaagtaaaaccattcctaacacactaggcctatcgataccaaaaatattgcaagccttcttttgtttaaagcatatatcataatccataattttcataaaacgatatatcacaataacataagataaattcttaataattcagaatattcaaaagcatatttacttaCGAATCAACTCATGTAATACGTATACAGAAAACAATCAggttagctcatgtcacatagtgtcacctatagtcccGGTGACCCGGCCAGAAACATAATCAGAATATCATGTGCACATTCAGAACAGAAACCCAGTACTGGTCCAGACagatatatcgtatattacgatcagaatcagaatcagaatcagaataactatggacaatgagccaaaacattaagaatctcatacaatcatcaataattgaaatcaaacataggtacaaaacattcgtatcagtttcataaaagttcatatcaataatataggcttgcataacattttaaagataacatcataaaaggttgtcatgtcataaaatcatttatatattaaaaagcatttataaaatactttgttaaaaagaatggtttgaaaacatttacataaagctaattttgttatcaaaattagtaatcctttaagtagtatcaaaacatttatacttataataataataatatcaaaatacttctACATATCCAGTACAttaggaatgaagttacttacctTGACAAATGAACTTGGATTAACACACCTCTAAGCTTCTAAGAGCCTCAAACACCTTCAAaaccttaaacaaatacaagatatgacaatcaataacttattctaagaatttgattttctaattcatacccgtACAAGTCTGATTCTtagaattttaactcttaatccaAGTCTCAGAATGATATAAAATCCTATGGAACCATTCTGGACATCCATGAGTAccccatgtaaaatttacaagagaatctgatatcaaaaacattttaaaaactatttacttctCAGCAAATTCGAAACTGTTTTCACATAATCTAAACCAAACAGAATGGGTTccgtgatttttataaaataaaatactaatcagaaaattatgaaattaaaactgcgaatcctagacacatatattaacatacatataaactttcagaattttttgaGTTCATTTGGTGGTACAAATAGTCTTTTGAATCTGATCACAATACTGGAATCGTGGATTTCCAGTGCAGTGGTTTCTATTTCCAAAATacgtataaaattgaaaacgaagttgaatttaatgaaataaaatttaatcaagaagccctacatgtctagtttccagaaatataaattttataagaaaattcgttcagaaaatatagctTTAAAAATTCGAGATACTCATGCTGTTCAGAATAAACGTTGTGAACTTACCCGTCGCTTTGAGTCTCTCCTAAACAAAGGTTTGAATCCTAAGATTTGGGTAGGAGCGTAAAGAGCAGCAGAGAAGAAGGATAAACGTTGTGAacttagggttatggaagggggaaaagtatgtatttataggggatcttaagaaaccctattcaataaggaaaaatagcccttttccaaaatgatctcataaataacctctatttaattagtacCCCTTTCTaaataagggttataggccacccataattctcaatgaaagcccaatttccataatttaatatgtatggGAATTTGTGGCGTTACAACTTTCCTTTTGGATCCTTTCCTATTTAAAGACTACATTACTTTCCTTTTCGGATACTTTCCTGTTTCTTGAGGAGGCCAGtggcaaaaaaaattagttatttctcttttaattgctaagtttcaattttagttgATGTAAGGCATTTAAACCGATTAGGattatgatttgatttagattttttgCTTATTTGCTTTAGATTAAGATTCcgatttgattttggtttatgctttatttccaaaaattcttgtaaccaaccCAATATAATGTTCTTGCATCcaataaacataaaagatcaattttgatgcaattggtgagagagttaattctctttggttaTTAAACAAACTTTTTGAACTTATCGAATTTCCGTGGCATTCAAACTCTTAACTTATCAATCAGATCATCCATGACTGATTGTGGTGTCCTCACATACCAAGGTTCGTGTTTTCAGTAAGCATTGAGTCACTGTTAATTCCAGATTTAGATTTGATCTTGGGGACTAAATTAATTAGGGTTGCGTCAGTTCTTGATAGAGTTCGTATCACCTTTATTGTGTCGTCCTTCTTTTTTCTCATCTTCATTTGGTCGTTATAGACCTCTTTTGGTGTTAGAGGAACAAGCGTCATAGTTCTCCCATCCTTGACAAAGCTATATCTATTCCTAAACCCATTATGTGTCACCTTCTTATGATACTGCCATGGCTTTCCCAATAATTGATGCCCAGCATGCAGGAACTACGTCACCACCCCATCACTATACTTCCTAATAGTAAATGTTACCAATAATTACTTATTATCCTTGACCTATCCACAATCATTTAACCATTGCAATCTATAAGGCCTGGGATGTGTTGGCAAGGGCAACCCTAACTTCTCTACAAGGGTAGTACTAGCTATATTGGTGCAACTTCCACCATCTATTATCATACCATACACTTTGTTATCCATAATGCATCTAGTATGAAAGATGTTCTCTCTCTGCTGCTCTATGTCATCAACACTTATTTGTGTACTCAAGGACGCCTAGCAACTAGGGATTCACCTTTCGAAGTGTATTCGACGCCGTCATCATAACTAGCATTAATCAACTCTAGCATCTAGCATGTTTTCATTACTCACTTCCTCCAGAACTCCAGCTAGAACTCTAGAGGCAGCTCACAACCTTCAACCTGGACATAGCCCACATTTCCCTTGGAAAAATCTTCTAGTTGACTATGTTATGTCTTGACAAATTATGTGAACAAAAAGACTTTTTCAAAGACCCCATTGAAAATAGACAGCCTTTTGCCTCAGCCTGTAAAAAACCTTATCTCAAGATCCAGTGTAAAGATGACAAAAATGCACTTATTCAACCAAGAAGAAAgctcattttaaaaaacactCCTATAAACCTATTCATGTTATTGGTTTTCTTAATACTAGTACACAACGTAGTATGCTTAATCCCATAGTTTTCCCTTCTTCCTGTTGGGAAAATCAAACTGAAATCTTCAAAGCACCCAATGGTGAAATCTTCAAAACCTCACTGATTACCAAAAAAGCATTGCCCTGCTGGATAATAGATTCAAGCAATACCAACATGCTGTCATTGGAACTGTTTTGACTACACTCCATGTTGGAAGTGTACTGTTAACCTTTTATCTCAATTTCAACATGTCCCTTGAATACCCAAATCTTCCAACAACCATAAAAGTCCAGATCCAACTCCAAGGTGCAGACCAAACAACTACTTATTCCAGTCGGTCAGAGTACGTGGTGTTGTTATACCAGAACTATAATAAGTTGAACTTGTTCTTTAGACCAGTAGTCGCAAGTTCGGGTTTCTAGCCGATATACTCTTATCCTTTAGATATCAAACCAATGGAAGAAAACCAATAACAGGAATAGGTTTGTGAACTTTGGAAAGAAGAACTGAAATCTTTACTGAAGGGACAATGGGTTTAGAATGAACCTGGTTAATTTCTTGAACAGTAGAGATAATCGAAATTTCATCTAACTCAGAATCATTTGTTGACTCTGTGAGAATGATCACTGTATGATCATCATATTTCGTCTGTACAGAGAAATTAGACTTAACATCTTCCTGGTCAAATAACATTGAGGATTGTTGTAGATGTTGGATGAGGCGAACAGCTTTGGCAGATTTGTTTGGACAATTTTGGGCAAAATGACCGTGTTttttgcaaataaaacaacaggtatgcttcttttttctaaattgTGAGGGATCTTTCTTCTTGAAGTATCTGTAAGGTTTTTTGCCTTTCTTGGAAGACCTGTAGAAAAACCTTTCTTCTTGGTTGAACAAGTGCATTTTTTGTCATCTTTACACTGGATCTTGAGATAAGGTTTTTAACAGGCTGAGGCAAAAGGCTATCTATTTTCAATGAGGTCTTTGAAGAAGTCTTTTTGTTCACACAATCTGTCAAGACATAACATAGTTAATTGGAAGATTTTTCCAAGGGAGATGTTGGCTATGTCCAGGTTGAAGGCTGTGAGCTGCTGTTGGTTGATTtgtataatcaattattatcaatgccAATATGCAAGTgaacacaacaagtaataaagtgatgagtattcaagatcgtctccacagggattgatgttactcaaaATGCTAAAGCAATTACAACAGTGCAAATCAACTAAAGacagaaacaaacaattgtcaaataattctatcgtaattaataattgcgagaaatggaaataaaacaatattgtaatgaaataaactaagttaACTGTGTCTAAcattcaattgagaatatagtagttgaatgatcaaactctcctaatggggtgactgttgtttttcaaattagcaccagttgttaaaataaatgctGCAGCACCGGGCAGAATAAATCAGCATCCTcagctatcgcatgttggaagtctcatacctttaaatctattaacaatgaccagttgctcatatatttatggtacGACATTATATCCTTTAATCTTTCTACCCTATAAGGTGAACATCTATGTCTAgagtgtcacaaatcttaacttcaagtattgcccttatgggattgAGGATAACCTAATCCAGAAAACTCGActtaagaacaagtaatactctaataatgtccgctaagacatgccattttgctgctctatcttaactgaaactgttaaatgggtggtcaaccgaaataacagttatattcataaaaactactagagtaaaatgctacagcaataccataacaacatataagaacagtcaagaacccattggattatttgtcactcgactacaagtaaatttagttcataatctggatgagaaaaataaacataaacatattGATCTCGGAAtacatcaaatcaattaaaggaagaagataaatataaattgagcACGGTGAAAATCAAAGCCAAGTAATTTTGCACGATTCTCCAATGTTGCTGAAACAacactatttaattatgatattcttcttcttcttcgttccTTGTAATTATTCTAATGATAATTCCCTTGCGCCTTTCGTTGTGGTATTGCcttctttttatattacaaattagggtaaacacTAGCCCATGAGCGTGCATgcattaaattaagaaatatgtGCTGACCCGCGCCTAAGTTTTCTCCCGTATTTACTTCCAGATTGCTACAGCACGGTTTGCTCTAACATTCGCAACAACATTGCATTGCTCCCGattgtgcttttcttctttgtggccatcttctttcctccCCTTGCTCATCTAATGACTCAACATCCCCTCATGGATTAAGACTTTCCAagaacctacaattatgcatctatttttagcacaaattactatgattcaagcaaaact
This window of the Citrus sinensis cultivar Valencia sweet orange chromosome 8, DVS_A1.0, whole genome shotgun sequence genome carries:
- the LOC127899335 gene encoding uncharacterized protein LOC127899335; this encodes MSRKGGARHASSSRDVLGIADDADPTLHEMANEGNPMMRAMLRLMEQQSKLIQDMARGRVGAQENVPVERQGGARDHGAMVNLERFKKLGPPTFQGTTDPMVAEAWLKQMEKIFVAMGCNDDQRVILASFVLQGEADHWWDAKSHLIRAGLQDAPITWELFLEAFHEKYFPERVRHQMEADFLRLTQGTKSVAEYEEQFTALSRFAHTLVANEGSKCRKFLEGLRPNIKGRLTILKINNYADLVDRAILAEKDILEAQVTRDQRNKKNPQGGPQNGSSYRQGPHSQKYNGGGNKWDNKGVPDDTARRNYPICRHCERRHPGECHWKTGACFACGESGHRIMDCPKRRSETTNTQTNEGQRKKPRVQGRVFALTEKDAEVSNDVVSGTLSLFSREAKVLFDPGATHSFVSCVFARYANVPITP